The following proteins are encoded in a genomic region of Magnetospirillum sp. WYHS-4:
- a CDS encoding type III pantothenate kinase, producing MLLAIDCGNTNTVFAVFADDGALKGEWRASTTTNRTADELGVWLTQLLSLDGISREAVRDAIVATVVPASAFALKTLCRRYFNCDPLMVGEPGVDLGLEVLVDHPEEVGADRLVNAVACRESHGGPLIVIDFGTATTFDVVDGAGNYCGGVIAPGINLSLEALHMAAAKLPRVAIGRPKAVIGKGTVSAMQSGIYWGYVGMIEGLVRRIQKEFGAPMKVVATGGLAS from the coding sequence ATGCTTTTGGCCATCGATTGCGGGAATACCAATACGGTCTTCGCGGTTTTCGCCGACGACGGGGCGCTCAAGGGCGAATGGCGGGCCTCGACCACCACCAACCGGACCGCTGACGAGTTGGGCGTCTGGCTGACCCAACTGTTGTCCCTGGACGGCATCTCGCGCGAGGCCGTTCGCGACGCCATCGTGGCGACCGTGGTGCCGGCCTCGGCTTTCGCCCTGAAGACCCTCTGCCGACGCTACTTCAACTGCGATCCCCTGATGGTCGGCGAACCGGGCGTCGATCTGGGCCTGGAGGTCTTGGTCGACCACCCGGAGGAGGTGGGCGCCGACCGTCTGGTCAACGCCGTGGCCTGCCGCGAGTCCCACGGTGGACCGCTGATCGTCATCGACTTCGGTACCGCTACCACCTTCGACGTGGTCGATGGCGCGGGCAACTACTGCGGCGGCGTCATCGCGCCGGGCATCAACTTGTCCCTGGAGGCATTGCATATGGCGGCGGCCAAGTTGCCACGGGTCGCCATCGGGCGGCCCAAGGCGGTCATAGGAAAGGGCACGGTCAGCGCCATGCAGTCCGGAATCTATTGGGGCTACGTGGGCATGATCGAAGGCCTGGTGCGGCGCATCCAGAAGGAATTCGGAGCGCCCATGAAGGTGGTGGCGACGGGGGGCTTGGCGTCGTT
- a CDS encoding biotin--[acetyl-CoA-carboxylase] ligase, whose protein sequence is MAFTVRTFAVLDSTNAEVRRQAAAGAPEGMVVVAERQTAGRGRRGRTWVSEPGNLYVSILLRPPAEAAAQLTFAASLAVAEGVESLVPGRRVACKWPNDVLLDGAKLAGILLEFDGEWLIAGIGVNVAHHPGGTEFPATDLGGAVTVSHVLESILARLDVWLAVWERDGFAPLRQAWLARAHGLGGPIEVRLPDRRLTGIFRGLDADGALILGGADGDERILAGDVFPAV, encoded by the coding sequence ATGGCCTTTACGGTCCGGACGTTCGCGGTTCTCGATTCCACCAATGCGGAAGTCCGGCGCCAGGCGGCGGCTGGCGCGCCCGAGGGGATGGTGGTCGTGGCCGAGCGCCAGACGGCCGGACGCGGCCGGCGCGGCCGGACCTGGGTATCCGAACCAGGAAACCTCTACGTCTCCATTCTTCTGCGCCCCCCTGCCGAAGCGGCGGCGCAACTGACCTTTGCCGCTTCCCTGGCGGTGGCGGAGGGGGTCGAGAGCCTGGTGCCGGGACGCCGGGTGGCCTGCAAGTGGCCCAACGACGTGCTGCTGGACGGCGCCAAGCTGGCCGGCATCCTGCTGGAATTCGATGGCGAATGGCTGATCGCCGGCATCGGCGTCAACGTCGCCCATCATCCGGGAGGCACAGAATTTCCGGCGACGGACCTGGGCGGCGCGGTGACGGTATCCCATGTCCTGGAGAGTATCCTGGCCCGCCTGGATGTCTGGCTGGCGGTTTGGGAGCGCGATGGTTTCGCCCCCTTGCGCCAAGCCTGGCTGGCACGCGCCCATGGTCTGGGCGGCCCGATTGAAGTTCGCTTGCCGGATCGCCGATTGACGGGCATCTTCCGGGGGCTCGACGCGGACGGGGCCCTGATCCTGGGGGGCGCGGACGGCGACGAACGCATCCTGGCCGGCGACGTCTTTCCGGCTGTTTGA